DNA from Rhodothermales bacterium:
CCCACCACGAAGCCGCCGGCTTCGGTGAGGTTGTCCCACTTCAGGTTGAAGTCGAAGCGGTTGATGACTGTTTCGGCTTCGAAACCAACCTTGGCCGTCTCCATCATCTTGCCGGCGCCGAGGTATTCGGCCTCGAACACGACTTCCTTTGTGACGTCGCGGATCGTGAGGTCGCCCACGAGCTCAAACGTGCTGCCGCTGATGTTGCGGACCGCCTTGCTCTTAAAGGTCATCGCCGGAAACTGCTCGGCGTTGAAGAAGTCATCCGAGCGGAGGTGGTTGTCGCGGCGCTCGTTGCCGGTGTTGATGCTGGTCGTCTTGATCGTAGCTTCGGCCTGAAGAGTGCTCAGGTCCTCGCCGTCCATCGAGACATTCGCATCGTAGTCGGAGAACTCGCCGCGCACGTTGCTGATGCCCAGATGACGCACCTTGAAGCCCACTTCGGAGTGTGCCTTGTCGGCCG
Protein-coding regions in this window:
- a CDS encoding YceI family protein encodes the protein MFKHVRFALLAVILPLAGFITLGQLATTYTADKAHSEVGFKVRHLGISNVRGEFSDYDANVSMDGEDLSTLQAEATIKTTSINTGNERRDNHLRSDDFFNAEQFPAMTFKSKAVRNISGSTFELVGDLTIRDVTKEVVFEAEYLGAGKMMETAKVGFEAETVINRFDFNLKWDNLTEAGGFVVGEEVTIELALELDAVK